CGCGCACGGTTTGGCGAGCGACCCCCGGAAACCGGTTGAGAGCGTGAGGCGCAAATCGTCTTGATGAACGTCTTACGGTGAGTCCGGAGCGGTGTCTGACGCGTCGTCCACGGCCGGCGGGCACGGACCCGCGCAGACACGGACCCGCGCAGGCCAGCGACGGTCCTCGGCGCGTTTTGACAGCAGCTGTTGAAGCAATGCGGGACGGACGAACGCGTCTGCGTCCCGGCATCTGTAACGCGCCTCCGGGATGCGCGGAGCTTTTGGGTTCCTTTTCTTCGcggcaaaaaacaaataaataaaaaataataataaacggAAAACGGTCCAGCCGCGTTTCGGGCAAGCGCATTTGGAGGAACGAACGAAGCGGGGAACAGAATCCACCGGAGCGAAACCTGCTTCGGTCTTGCGTAACGGAACGACACACCTCTTCCAGAAATGTTTAGACCAGGCCTGTCTTCAAGACGGGCTTCGTTCAGTCTCCATCTGGATGGCTGAGGAAGCCGGTCGGGATCTGAGTACCACTGCCAGATACGGTTTATCCTCCGGGGCGCCGGGCTCCGGGGCGCCGGGCTCAGGGGCGCCGGGGCGCCGGGATCCGGGGCGCCGGTCGGACTGTCAACTCGcgctttttctttctcccattagtactatttatttatttacgttCATTCCCCAGCTCCTCAAAGCACGCTCGACTTGATTAGTCAATTTAAGCAGTCGAAtcccacattttttttcctatgttttatttattctcctcAGACCCAGAGTTGCATGAAGGTTCAATGCCCCAACTCCAAATCGGACACGACTGCTGACCCAAACTAAAGCAGGAGAACAGTCAGAAGCTGGCCAAGCATCATGTTTGCAGGTCAAAGCAGAGAAAGGCTCTCCAGAAATAGCTGTTTataatcgggggggggggggggggggttgaatacTACCTCCTCCACCTGTATGTACGCCACGAGTACTTTGTTCACCTTGGGACTTCAGCTATTTGCTTTCTCTATCTTTAACTTGACCTCTGTAAACATGCGCCCTTGTAGACAGAGTCCAGCGTGGCTATTACAGTGAAGCTAAAATGCACTTGTGTATACTATTACAATCTTTTGTTGTGGTTTGAAAGACCATTCATGTGTCCCTGCAATCTGTAAAGTCAGTTTGCCCCGCAGCGGGGTAAGTTAGAGTACTGGCTGCTGTAGAGGGCACGCTGTAGagtttcccttcttcttctctggtgaTGCTTTCTTGGCTTTGGTGCTTCTGTGGGGTTTGTTGAGCAGGAACAAAGCAGGAATAAATTCAAATGTTCAAGGTTTTTGAGTGTGCGTCTCCTGGGAGTTACTAACTGACTTGACGTTTTACCGAGAGTCAAAACAGGGCATATGCAAATAACTCAGTGTGACACTCATAAAACATTTCAGTCAGGGAGCATGAGGATCTGAGGATGTGAGGATCTTAATGTTCTTTGTCTTACAGCAAACACGTCTGATCCAGATCTGCGTTTCACAAActgggttttgtgtgtgtggcttcgTACCACGGTGCCCAGATCTGACGCTTCAACGTGTGAATTGGCGTTGACTAGTCTGTGATGTTGTCGTCGAGCTTCGTCAATGTTCTGATGACGGTGATTTCTGCATGTGGTCATGTCAATGACGTCGTTACtgccgtgtgtgcgtgctatTATGTTTAGCAAAGAGCAAAGTCCAGGGCGGATGTAAAAGCACTGTGTCCATATCTCAGGTGAGCAGGACAGTATATAATAAACGTCCTATTAAACTACAGTAACTCTTTGATCTTAACCTCACACGTCTGTACTGAattcaaaatctttatttatttacttattttaagTTCCTCGGATTAttctatattttatattctaatTATTTTAGCCGATgtttattcttagtctgtcatcAAGTCATTCAATTTCTTTTCCTGTTCAAATTTCTTTATCTTCCGCCGCATTTTGAGCTTTTAATTCCTTTTTCTTTGAGCTTGATTTGTTGTTTGAAAAGTCCAAACGAGCTATTCCATTGATGTGACTGAAGGCGCGCTTGTTTTTTTGTAACCTATGTGCTGAAGATACAACCAGATTTGGATGTTTTTCCCATTAttggtcaggaaaaaatataaaatgttaacatttatggttttaaaaatctgttaaaaatcaactccgattcacttttacttttcatggttggtgtataaagataccaagaagaattaagaaccttttgatgatccggatcaccatgtggatggtgtaaatccaattacgaggggagggagctgcttggcggaggtctttTCTAGTTTCGTCAATGTTTTTCACATTTTAGTTTGTTTGCATTGAGAGAAAACTGATTTTCTTGTCTGTCGTTCTCTCCGTCCTCTCACAGTGGAGTTGGGTGGCCATGGACCCATTCAGCCAGCTTATCCTCACCATCTCGGTGACCAGTTTCCTCACCTTCCAGTGGTTCTTCCACAAAGTCAGCCCATGGCTGTCCACGCGCATCAGCGCCGGCTTCCTCACACTTAGTGACAAGCAGAAGGTGGAGTGGAACTCGAGGTGACTATATGAGCACACGTTGGGTCCAAATATGTGCAAGGTTTGACGCTGGTATGTGGTTCTACCGTTCTAGTTGGTTTAACCTGACAGTTTAGCTGCATATTTCCTGCCACTGATATCTGGCTCACTCGGAGAATGCAGCATGATTTGCGGTTTTGTTCTACAAGCTGCAGCTTGAAGGTGTCTGTGGACAGGATGGGAGAAGATCAAAACCATTTTCTTtgcaagccttttttttttttattattgatcagGTTTTAAACTTCACAATGATTATTTTGATATGCGACAAGCATATTTGACTGACCTCAGATAACCTGTCTAgctcagaaaaaaaaggaaatataaaatCTTGGGCTTTTTATGCAAAACAAATTTCCGCCacatttttgtgctttttcatAGAAATAAATGGTCCTGTATTGATCATGTCTGATTGGCATGCTAACGTGCTGCTCACCAAGTCACCAGGGGATTTCTGACATTAGTAGTGCATGCAGAACGAACTGTCAGACTGTAATTTTACTGCAGAACTTATTCACCTTGTTCGCCCCAATGTGGCTACAGTGGCTATGCCAAAAGGAAATGACACGTACACATTTCCTCTGCACCCCATTGCGCAATGCTGATTTCAGtttagaagtaaaaaaaaaagaaaagcagggtGAATGTCAAGCTTTTAATCCAAAGCATCCTCTAAACATATATTATCATACAGATTCTGCTAACCTTGGTTAAAATAGTAATGTTTGCTTTTGCGGCTAATGAACTAGCAGCATTGCCACATTCCTTAGATCAACACTATCATGAGATtagtaaaaatacaaaataatagtaataatatcTTATTTTTAGCAGCCAGATTATCCTCTTAGTTCAACGGAACTGCTTTATCTTCACAGAAGTGTCGTCAGTTGTCCTCTTGTTGTTGGAACACTGCGGATACTCCCGACAAAAACTAGACTGCAATGAAAAGCATTCGCACCCATAGAGAGATGCAGAAATTCTGCTGTCTCCGTTCAGCTTTAGGAAGTTAACAGTGAAAGTGTTTCCATATAGGTCAAGGGTGAAACTTTGTCCAAAAGGGATCCGACCTGGTCCACGTTATAGtcatgatatttttttttaccttcttctttttttattgctcatGAAATCACTTTAAATGGTTCCATAGTCTATGAGGAAATTCAGACAGACGTCTGCTGGAGGTGTGTCCGGTCCTGTCGAGGCTCACGGCTTTATGAAATCTGTTAAACCAGTCTTGCAGGCAGTGTGGCATTCCATCGCAGCGGAACTAGGACTGTGTGATTCTGTTGGACCCTTCAGTATTGTTAAATCACTTAGTCTAATCTCCGTTGCAAGCACTGACGGGTAATCAGCGGATTCACTTTCAAATCAGCACTCCAACAGCTCAAGGTGCTTTTCAACAGATAAATATTGAAGATCCTGTTTGCGTGCTTCGTCAAACACAGCCTCTGATTTGTCCATGTCAGCCAGCAGTAGCTCATCACGGCTGCGCGTGCTTTTGTTGTCGTTCCAGGACGGTGTCGACTTTTCACGCACTGCTGGTGGGAATCTTCTGCCTCTACATCTTGTTCTTTGATGACGCCGTCAATGACGATCCAGTCTGGTGAGCGTTCGGCTGAGCTGAATGTTCGTTATTGTTCGCGCTCATCAGAGCAGGGAAGAGCTATAATAGGAAAAGTGTTTGGGAGCTGTCCACTGTATTGGCAATAAAGtaattcctaagtataatgacaattacataatcgataattgtaagatcaatcaaataatcattaagtggcgattaaacaatgctaagtaactttgacctacagggacggtagtaggaaaataactgtctgcaaaggtgtgataagatgaaaaaacaatgttgctagacaggaagtacgcttcaacgaaagaccctcgtatgcagctaagttttgtggtaaaggttcatggactgcatctccatattgttacttagaatttcccttgtacaacacctgtttcctgttctaagaacgaaagaatgggtgcctatataagcaagatgttttcactcttcttggcTTCACTCAGCCAACTGTTCTACTTggatgactgaagccccaaggccttggaaaaataattaaagaccaatcttacataatcatgtgtctttattatacaattattcaaagtaacagaaaactgccaacacaccactcacaaacaaacaaacaaacaagagcaAATCTTTCTGACCTGCAGCCTTTCCGTCTGGACTTTGTATATTCTCCTAATGTTTGCCTGGGTTCTCGCTCCTTTCCTTTATCAGTATAAACGCATGAGGTTTATGTGAAGCAGTGACTATAAATCTCCAATGTGAGGTTAAATGCTTAAATGCTGTGATAAACTGGCAACCCGCCAGCAATGTCAGCTGAGATAAGCCCCTGCCGCCCCCCCCAGACAGTGTAAGGATAAGAGTCATAGATAATAAATGGATATGGTATATTATGATATTATGGATTTAGCAATCACATTCAGAATGATTAAATtgtatgatttcttttttctgtatCAAATAAAGTTAATAGAAAAAAACCCTAAAGAATTATTATGAATGATAGAAGaagtccccccacccccttccctGTGTGATGGATGAATTTGGACATTTTTTCCTATTAGCTAGATGTCTCTGTGGACACTCCTATGAGTCTATATACACAGTACGAACCCGATAAATCAAAAGACACACGCTTTCTCAACAGGGGCGATCCTACACTGGTGAAGACGAATGTTGCCGTCACAACAGGCTACCTCATATCTGGTAAGTGAGATGTGCGGTTTACACAGGTAGCGTTTGTCAAAGTGGCTTCATATGGATATGCATGCTGTGAAAAATAAGATGAGAAACGCAATGCTTGGAAGActccatttaaaatgtatttcacgtttatttaatgctttaacCAACAACGTGTTACTCCTCTTACCCGTGTACTTTTGTTTTCCAGATTTGCTGCTAATATTTTACTATTGGAAGGCGATAGGCGACAAGTTTTTTGTAGTTCACCATCTGGCAGCATTGTATGCTTACTACTATGTACTGGTGAGTGCCTTGTTGTCCAATAGCAGAATGTGCAGGCAAGATGGGAAGGAGAAAACCAAGGGTGAACAACGCTGCCCTGTCAGGTTGGGTGTCCAGCCACCGCGATGTGTAGCACGACTGTTTGAATGCAGGCCGTATCGGTTAATCAAATATGCACAAAGCAAAATCAATATCGTTTGCACATGTACTGTTTGTTGGTGTACCCTAAACTGCATGATtgcagatagagagagagcacGCATGTCACAGTTTGCCTGGTATTGTTGCTACATCTAAATATTAAGTTGATGTATTGAAAAGACTGATTTAAAAcagtttatatatacatatatatatatatatatattagtaaaTATTGCAAGAGTTGTCAGACTGCTTGCCATCACCTCACGTTGCACCGGTTCACCTGTCAGATTTGTCGGCTGTTACTGACATTGGCTTCGCAGCTCACCTGAACTGTTAATTCGCGACCCTTTGCTTCCTCTCAGGTTACTCAGCATTTATGGGCAGCGACTGTTCACTCTTGGTTCAATCTGAAACCCTCTCGATCGCCAGGATCTGTGGATAATTATAAAGCAAATGAATGACTATGGTATTTTTTGCATGGAATGCTCAATGATGGTACTggctgatgaccccccccccccgccccctaccTCACACTGCCCCTTACTATTTCtgtgctttctgtttgttttactgACCTTTAATGTTGTGTGAATCTGACATAAGCTGAACTCTCCTGGGTTTAGTGCAGCTGAATGCCAAGCTGTAACCACTGTGTGCATGCTGGCAGCTCGCAGGCGTCGTTCGACACACATAGGCTTCCCCTTCTTCTATTTATGCATGCCAACAAGTATTATAACGTACCTGTATGTCTAGAGTACCTTCTCCCTGTCTGTTTTTGTGCCAGAGCCTAGTCCTGCCTCCCTTTTCTCTTCCTTACACTCCTCCTGTGAGTCTTCAATGAGGGGAAAACAGACACCTGTGAAATAATGTCGACCACATGAAACCAAGTGCATCACCAGATaggccttttaaaaaaaaacacatggattctgtcagtttttttttttttttaaagcaaacttacttaaaataaaaaaaatcctactTGAGGAAAAAAATCTGCAAACCTTGTATAACCCAGTGTGCTTTGCCCTGCCTCGAGCCCCGAACCTAACCTGTTCCTGGATTGTAAAACAGGTTAGGTTTTGCATTGCCATTGGCAAATGATTACACAAATAGAGCCTCTTCAGTTCTGATTCACATTTTACTCATGTCTTAGTCACCTGCTGTatttaagatctttttttttttacacacctTCTATTTGGATCTGTTTTGCTCATGAGGAATATTATTtctgtttgatatttatttgtcaaaaaatatatttaaaaaatcacaAGATCAAAACATCATAAAAATGAAATCCAACTTGGAGAAGCAGGGCAAGCACCTGGATCTAAAGCCAGTAGCTAAATGAATGGAAGTTGGCCATACTGTTACTGGACACTCATGATGACTGTTTCCTCAGACTAGATCTAAAAAGCATGTGGTATATAACATTATGAAGGCTCCCCATTAGTCAACTATAGTGGGCAAAGAAAACACATCTCAAGCCACTTACAGCATCCATAAAACCTATGAAAAGCCTTGATGTCATTTTGAATTCAGTCTAATTTTTCACATGTTGTCAAAGTCTCTTATGAGTTAATGTgttgagtgtgtctgtgtggcaaGCATTCATCCAGTCAATGAATTCTACCTGCTCGGTATGAAAAATCCGGAAGCACACAGCCAAGTTAAGAATGAAATCTAATCACCTAAATGAGCTTTTTAATATGTTTGATCAGCTACTAAAATAGTGTTGGAGtcatgttttgatttttgttactagcatcatttatatatatgtgtgtgtgtgtgtgtgcttcagctCAATTAAAGGGAAGGACGCGTGACACGACTGCTGTGCGAACATTAGATGCATGCCTTGTTCTCCATAAGTGTTGCTTCTCATTTGCTTCCAACCGCGGTGGCATTATGTTCCCCATTTCTTTAACTAATGTAAcggtctgtctttctgtctgtgtgtcctaACCTGACTTTAACATTAACAGCCCCCTTCTTCAAAGCCTACATGCAAAAACTACCAACATCCAGTCGGGTTGTGTCATCCCCGTTCATGCAAAAACTACCAAAAATGGTCGAGGGC
This DNA window, taken from Brachionichthys hirsutus isolate HB-005 chromosome 14, CSIRO-AGI_Bhir_v1, whole genome shotgun sequence, encodes the following:
- the tlcd4a gene encoding TLC domain-containing protein 4-B encodes the protein MDPFSQLILTISVTSFLTFQWFFHKVSPWLSTRISAGFLTLSDKQKVEWNSRTVSTFHALLVGIFCLYILFFDDAVNDDPVWGDPTLVKTNVAVTTGYLISDLLLIFYYWKAIGDKFFVVHHLAALYAYYYVLGQGMLPYFANFRLLAEFSTPCVNQRWFFEVLGYPKSSRPNMANGVAMAVVFFMVRIAVIPVYYSRMYAVYGTEAFYLVPWGGRVAWICSSICLDIMNVMWMHKIARGCYKVLRSAHRSKAGVPQENGKTD